DNA sequence from the Coleofasciculaceae cyanobacterium genome:
ACTCATGTAAAGATTCCCCTTGGTCAAAGCTTTGTGTGCTATTTCTTTGGTGAGAAGTGGAATGGGTTTAATTGATTGATGATGTAGAACCATAGCAATTGACTCCCTTGAACTTTTGTTCTGCTTTATAAGCTCAATTCAAGTCATTTTGGCTGATTGAATTTTTCTAATTGGCGATCGCTTTCAGGGTTTTATGTTAAGTTCGTGGCTCAGTATCAGCAAGTGTACAGAAAATTATAACGACTTTTCAATGGTTTGAGAGGTCTAATTCTCAGAAAGTTTAATTGGTACACCAAATAATTTCTCTTAACGGGGGTTATTGTACAGTTGCTACTCGACCCCCCTGATCTGCGTTTGGCTTGAGCTTCAGTAGTTCTCATCGAAATTAATTCTCGTTCGATTTCTGCTGCCAAACCCAGCACTGTAGCTGTAATCCGACTGGGCATAGAATCATCCAATACCATTCGCTCTTTAGCAATGTGAACCAAGAGTCCTCGCTGCATACAGCATTCAAGAATCTCTAGTACCTGTAGGGTAGAACGAGCCATGCGACTGATTCCAGCAAAGATCATCATATCCCCTGACTGCGAGGTTTTGGTCAGCAGCTTTCCTAATTCCCGCTTGCGCCATCTTTTTTGACCCGATACTGAATCGGCAACAAATTCTAGATGACCCAGGCTTTTTTGGTTGGCGTATTCAAGAATCCCATGACGTTGATTATCAACATCCTGTTGATTGGTGGAAACTCTCAAATAGGCATATATGACCACAATTTACAATGTTGTTTGAGAAAACAGCTAATCAAGTTAAATCAAACGGTTTTAGGTTTAATTAAACCATAACTTTGGTGCATAAATGTTTGGCAAAAAGGAACATATAATTCAAACATTTATCAGTCATCGTTATTGACACAAGCCAGATACCATGGCTAAAAAGAGATACGGCTTGTTTTCAAATAATGTGGGTCGAGAATTATAATTTCAGTTTAGTTTCAGTTAATCTGGTCTCAGTTTTAGATAATGTGGGTCGAAGCAAAATTATAGTTTCATTTAATGTGGGCTGAAAACACCGATGATTTCGGGTCGAGGTGATTATAATTTCAGGTCGCTACACCTAGCAGTATCTCTAATACCGCTACCATCGTAAGCCAATTCGGTAATTTTTCGTTTGACTTGTGGCTGATAACCATGATTGGTGTAATTTAGTATAAAAGTGCAACGAGGACATTCGTTGTTACGACAGAGATAACGTTGCTTTCCTTGAGATGATTTGCCATTGCTTACTACATCTGTCGAGTGGCAACCAGGACACTTGACGGCAATCCAAACTGTCATCTAATTATAATTTCCAACTTGCTTGATTCATAGAATAACTAATAGCTACTTCTACTTCAGATTCCACTGTTTTGCTCGAGCGACATCTTTATTACACTACCCGGACAATAAGTTGAGCCAGCTAGAATTACAGACCGACATCATGCGCATTAGTCGAAACCACAAAGTCATCGAAGTGAGCATTGACTTGTTGCTGGGGCCACCATTCGCCACCGTTACCACCGTGGAAAGTGCTGAAATATGCTGTATCAATACCTTGACCGTTATTAAGTCTTAGACCGTCCATTTCTAACACCTGTTCGTTGTCCATCCAAACATCCATCTCACCATTGGACTGACCAGCATCATTAACCTGAACACGCTGAACCATGTTATGCCATTTACCAGGCTCAAAATACTTGTCTTGTCCGTCCGCTCCTTTAAGTAAGATGTCTTCGCCGTAAGTTCCAGGCTGATCCATGTGGTACAGATACACAGTAGCTTGACCACCTTCGCGCCACATATATCTAGAAGTAAAACCGTTCTCTCCGTTAGGCTTTGTTCCTCCAGAAGCAAGATCGCCTTCGCCTAGTCCGGGTAGTTTACCGCCACTAAACTTGTCGCCGTCAAAATCAAAACCTTTGTCGAACTTAAGCCAGTAGGAAAGATAATATTCTTTCTGTTCGGGAATTAACCATTGAGCCCCAGCATTAGACTGTTCATTATTCGGATAGTCCATTTTGAGGGAGTTGTTACCAGAGTGAGCTTCTTCACTAGAG
Encoded proteins:
- a CDS encoding recombinase family protein; amino-acid sequence: MVIYAYLRVSTNQQDVDNQRHGILEYANQKSLGHLEFVADSVSGQKRWRKRELGKLLTKTSQSGDMMIFAGISRMARSTLQVLEILECCMQRGLLVHIAKERMVLDDSMPSRITATVLGLAAEIERELISMRTTEAQAKRRSGGSSSNCTITPVKRNYLVYQLNFLRIRPLKPLKSRYNFLYTC
- a CDS encoding IS1 family transposase; translated protein: MTVWIAVKCPGCHSTDVVSNGKSSQGKQRYLCRNNECPRCTFILNYTNHGYQPQVKRKITELAYDGSGIRDTARCSDLKL